A genomic window from Photobacterium gaetbulicola Gung47 includes:
- a CDS encoding hypothetical protein (COG3302): protein MAWFEWPFILSSVLTQMAIGAFIVLGTVLLSGKLCFGQADRLHRTMPVLWLMLFGALLLRELNMMLSDTADGYRIGTEALLAITFFAAALLYWFVEKTLVGSERFRQLCLGLAALIGVGYLVNGLVVRSEQWLVASHFMATTFCGGTLLAHACLIRAKHKVDELNTVLPRIGALAALACLLTGLPQLGELSSQIEAGGAIMPFVSQVASLGLLLAAVGVWYMPIVTKSKPVMSVMTFALVLSGISSYFAGVGY from the coding sequence ATGGCTTGGTTTGAGTGGCCATTTATTCTTTCAAGTGTTTTAACCCAAATGGCTATTGGTGCATTTATTGTCCTTGGCACGGTGCTGCTCAGCGGCAAACTATGTTTCGGTCAGGCCGATCGACTTCACAGAACGATGCCGGTTTTATGGTTGATGTTATTTGGTGCACTGTTACTGCGAGAGCTCAATATGATGCTCTCTGATACTGCTGATGGATACCGCATTGGAACAGAGGCGCTGCTTGCGATTACATTCTTTGCCGCGGCGTTGTTGTATTGGTTTGTCGAAAAAACACTCGTTGGCTCAGAGCGATTCAGACAGTTGTGCCTGGGCCTTGCTGCTCTCATTGGCGTTGGGTACTTGGTAAATGGCCTGGTGGTGAGAAGCGAGCAATGGCTGGTGGCATCGCATTTTATGGCGACGACGTTTTGCGGTGGTACTTTGCTGGCGCATGCCTGTTTGATCCGTGCAAAACATAAAGTGGATGAGCTTAATACTGTTTTACCTCGCATTGGTGCGCTCGCCGCACTTGCCTGCTTACTGACCGGGTTGCCACAACTTGGTGAGCTATCCAGTCAAATTGAAGCCGGTGGGGCAATCATGCCGTTTGTGTCACAAGTGGCCAGTCTCGGCTTGCTATTGGCTGCCGTGGGTGTTTGGTATATGCCTATTGTGACAAAAAGCAAACCGGTGATGAGTGTGATGACTTTTGCGTTGGTCCTGAGCGGGATCTCATCCTACTTTGCCGGCGTTGGATACTAA
- a CDS encoding isochorismatase family protein (COG1335), producing the protein MLTINDTALVIVDVQGKLAQIMDGRDALFKNLETVVKGAKVLEIPIIWVEQIPHKLGPTIPQISDHLHDHTPIAKNSFSCYREPKFIEALAEAGCKNVVVVGIEAHICVYQTVRQLLEADYHVEVVADAVSSRHPTNKQVALEKMQQFGASLTTAEMLIFELQEVAEGDRFKEILSVVK; encoded by the coding sequence ATGCTTACAATAAACGATACCGCACTGGTGATAGTTGATGTCCAAGGCAAACTTGCCCAAATCATGGACGGCCGAGATGCGCTTTTCAAGAACCTAGAAACCGTAGTCAAAGGCGCTAAGGTTCTTGAAATCCCGATAATCTGGGTAGAACAAATCCCTCACAAGTTGGGACCAACCATCCCGCAGATTTCCGATCACCTTCACGATCACACACCAATCGCCAAAAATAGTTTCAGCTGTTACCGCGAGCCAAAATTTATCGAAGCACTAGCAGAGGCTGGCTGTAAGAATGTTGTGGTAGTCGGTATTGAAGCACATATTTGCGTATACCAGACCGTACGTCAGCTGCTTGAAGCTGACTACCATGTTGAAGTCGTTGCCGACGCGGTATCTTCTCGACACCCAACAAACAAGCAGGTAGCCCTAGAGAAGATGCAGCAATTCGGGGCATCTCTCACCACTGCCGAGATGCTGATTTTCGAGTTGCAAGAAGTCGCTGAAGGCGACCGCTTCAAAGAGATACTTAGCGTTGTAAAGTAA
- a CDS encoding ferredoxin-dependent glutamate synthase (COG0069,COG1145) — MSKPVISNNKPAKVTLKKGQTYYFCTCGRSAKQPFCDGSHQTTDFKPMSFKADKDGDAFLCACKHTANAPFCDGTHQQFSQDDIGKEGPGATSGNNELPTAKATKEEPNVEYIHQLAREGLNNLGNHGTMTAMGVPRYKLPDWDDIQIMVAQMANKPLMEDAKVGTELVIGPKAKKPLVLNIPLFVSDMSFGALSEEAKTALAMGAELVGTGICSGEGGMLAEEQQANSRYFYELASAMFGYHEGLLKKVQAFHFKGGQGAKTGTGGHLPAVKNIGKIAKTRCLEEGTDAISPPTFKDLKTPRDFAAFADNVRVITGGIPIGFKLSANHIERDMGFALEAGADYIILDGRGGGTGAAPEIFRDHISVPTIPALARARYFLDKQGMTGDVTLIITGGLRTPTDFIKAMALGADGIALANSAMQAIGCVGARICNTNNCPAGIATQNPELRKKLDPNIAATKLANFLTASTELMQVMARACGHHHLNQFNQDDLATWHHDMAQLAGIEYSGYKQRD, encoded by the coding sequence ATGAGTAAGCCTGTCATTAGCAATAACAAACCAGCTAAAGTCACATTGAAAAAAGGACAAACCTACTATTTCTGCACTTGCGGTCGTTCAGCCAAGCAACCTTTCTGCGATGGCTCACACCAGACGACTGATTTTAAGCCAATGAGCTTCAAAGCAGATAAAGACGGAGATGCCTTTCTCTGTGCCTGCAAGCATACTGCTAATGCCCCCTTTTGTGATGGCACCCACCAACAATTCAGCCAAGACGATATCGGCAAAGAGGGACCTGGCGCAACATCGGGCAATAATGAGCTCCCAACAGCGAAAGCAACCAAGGAAGAGCCCAATGTCGAATATATTCACCAACTAGCCCGCGAAGGACTTAATAATCTTGGGAACCATGGAACTATGACGGCAATGGGCGTGCCTAGATATAAACTCCCCGACTGGGACGATATCCAAATTATGGTTGCCCAGATGGCCAACAAACCACTGATGGAAGATGCCAAAGTCGGCACCGAGTTGGTCATAGGGCCGAAGGCCAAGAAACCGCTGGTGCTCAATATTCCCTTGTTTGTCTCCGATATGAGCTTTGGCGCCCTCTCCGAAGAAGCCAAAACCGCGCTTGCGATGGGAGCAGAATTAGTCGGCACGGGGATTTGTTCCGGTGAAGGAGGCATGCTCGCTGAAGAGCAACAAGCGAACAGCCGTTATTTCTATGAATTAGCCAGTGCAATGTTTGGTTACCATGAGGGCCTGTTGAAAAAGGTACAGGCCTTCCATTTTAAAGGCGGACAAGGCGCTAAAACGGGTACAGGCGGGCACTTGCCTGCGGTGAAAAACATCGGCAAGATCGCCAAAACCCGCTGCCTCGAAGAAGGTACCGACGCTATCTCTCCCCCCACATTCAAAGATCTCAAAACGCCACGCGACTTTGCCGCATTCGCCGATAATGTCCGGGTGATCACCGGTGGTATCCCCATTGGTTTCAAACTCAGCGCCAACCATATCGAAAGGGACATGGGATTTGCACTCGAAGCCGGTGCCGATTACATCATTCTCGATGGCCGTGGCGGCGGTACCGGCGCCGCACCGGAGATATTCCGTGATCATATCAGTGTCCCGACCATACCAGCCCTCGCCCGGGCCAGATACTTCCTTGACAAGCAAGGTATGACTGGCGACGTCACCCTGATAATCACCGGCGGACTGCGGACCCCAACCGATTTTATTAAAGCCATGGCTCTGGGGGCCGACGGTATCGCCCTTGCAAACAGTGCGATGCAAGCCATCGGGTGTGTCGGGGCCAGAATTTGCAACACCAATAACTGCCCGGCTGGCATTGCAACGCAGAACCCTGAACTGCGTAAGAAGCTCGACCCGAATATCGCGGCAACTAAACTCGCCAACTTCCTCACCGCTTCCACCGAACTAATGCAGGTCATGGCTCGGGCATGTGGCCACCACCATCTCAATCAATTCAACCAAGACGATTTAGCCACATGGCATCATGATATGGCGCAGCTGGCAGGTATTGAATACTCTGGATACAAACAACGGGATTAG
- a CDS encoding peptidyl-prolyl cis-trans isomerase C (COG0760), whose protein sequence is MAQTAHALHILVKHKEQAEDIMKQLKQGKKFADLARKHSTCPSGKKGGDLGEFRKGQMVPQFDRAVFQGETITPQLVKTKFGWHIVKVLWRT, encoded by the coding sequence ATGGCACAAACAGCCCATGCGCTTCACATCTTGGTGAAGCACAAAGAACAAGCTGAAGACATCATGAAGCAGCTAAAGCAAGGTAAGAAGTTTGCAGACCTTGCACGTAAACACTCCACTTGTCCATCTGGCAAAAAGGGGGGTGACTTAGGGGAGTTCCGTAAAGGTCAGATGGTTCCGCAATTCGACCGAGCAGTCTTCCAAGGTGAAACGATCACTCCTCAACTAGTGAAGACCAAGTTCGGTTGGCATATTGTAAAGGTACTTTGGCGAACCTAG